One region of Streptomyces leeuwenhoekii genomic DNA includes:
- a CDS encoding GntR family transcriptional regulator → MTLKIHVEDGVPPYEQVRAQISEQARSGALPVGYRLPTVRGLAESLGLAANTVAKAYRALEADGVIETRGRNGTFVAAAGSAAERQLASAAQTYAERARRLGLGQADALAAVRDALRAAYGTRE, encoded by the coding sequence GTGACCTTGAAGATCCACGTCGAGGACGGCGTACCGCCCTACGAGCAGGTACGCGCGCAGATCTCCGAGCAGGCCCGGTCCGGCGCGCTCCCGGTGGGGTACCGGCTGCCGACCGTGCGGGGGCTGGCCGAGTCGCTGGGGCTCGCCGCCAACACGGTCGCCAAGGCGTACCGCGCCCTGGAGGCGGACGGGGTGATCGAGACGCGGGGCCGCAACGGCACGTTCGTGGCCGCCGCGGGCTCGGCCGCCGAGCGGCAGCTCGCGTCCGCCGCGCAGACCTACGCCGAGCGGGCCCGGCGGCTCGGGCTGGGGCAGGCCGACGCGCTGGCGGCCGTACGGGACGCCCTGCGGGCGGCGTACGGAACCCGGGAGTAG
- a CDS encoding DUF72 domain-containing protein, with amino-acid sequence MTLYVGTSGWQYKDWRGVLYPEGCPIRRWLEEYAAGFATVESNNAFYRLPSPETFAAWRERTPPDFVVAVKASRFLTHVKRLREPEEPVHRLLAHAAGLGDRLGPVLLQLPPTLRADAELLDACLACFPPGVRVAVEPRHPSWWTPEVHEVLRARGAALCWADVLSRPVTPLWRTAGWGYVRFHQGRALPWPHYGRRALAAWAARVAAAWPEPADVYAYFNNDPNAAAVRNAVSFAGLARAAGLTVTRTPGHLAPV; translated from the coding sequence ATGACCCTGTATGTCGGAACGTCGGGGTGGCAGTACAAGGACTGGCGAGGCGTGCTGTACCCGGAGGGCTGTCCCATACGGCGGTGGCTGGAGGAGTACGCGGCGGGCTTCGCCACCGTGGAGAGCAACAACGCCTTCTACCGGCTGCCGTCCCCGGAGACCTTCGCGGCCTGGCGGGAGCGCACGCCGCCGGACTTCGTCGTCGCGGTCAAGGCGAGCCGCTTCCTGACGCACGTCAAGCGGCTGCGGGAGCCGGAGGAGCCGGTGCACCGGCTGCTGGCCCACGCCGCCGGGCTGGGCGACCGTCTGGGCCCGGTGCTGCTCCAGTTGCCGCCCACGCTGCGCGCCGACGCGGAGCTGCTGGACGCCTGTCTCGCCTGCTTCCCGCCCGGCGTCCGGGTCGCGGTGGAGCCCCGCCATCCGTCCTGGTGGACGCCCGAGGTGCACGAGGTGCTGCGGGCCCGGGGCGCCGCGCTGTGCTGGGCCGACGTGCTGTCCCGGCCCGTGACCCCGCTGTGGCGCACCGCCGGCTGGGGGTACGTCCGCTTCCACCAGGGCCGTGCCCTGCCCTGGCCGCACTACGGCCGGCGGGCCCTGGCGGCCTGGGCGGCCCGTGTCGCCGCCGCCTGGCCGGAGCCGGCCGATGTGTACGCGTACTTCAACAACGACCCGAACGCGGCGGCGGTGCGCAACGCGGTGAGCTTCGCCGGGCTGGCGCGGGCGGCGGGGCTGACGGTCACCCGCACACCGGGGCACCTGGCGCCCGTCTGA
- a CDS encoding DUF5925 domain-containing protein, producing the protein MSANPHDALPIRLHVDDSDSPPDVVDALFLGRFATGEQPYSHAMNIDRVRSGATLLPPGARVLRAARDDDRSATLAEGDGWTVLVSRWNRGADVTVTATSAELAQKVLDQATDGAADEPEPQPENVTMGFWYVSPRRGPHRTTRQITAGTWEEVRPNYTAPVAEAMDRLMKTSPEDIAGRLLLLHGPPGTGKTSALRTLARSWRDWCQVDCVLDPERLFSDVGYLMDIAIGEEDAAGKGRWRLLLLEDCDELIRGEAKHTAGQALSRLLNLTDGLLGQGRNVLVGVTTNEDLERLHPAVVRPGRCLARIEVGPLTRTEAVSWLGREEGVGRDGATLAELYALRRGTSPTALPEPRGGADAGLYL; encoded by the coding sequence ATGTCTGCCAACCCTCACGACGCGCTGCCGATCCGGCTCCACGTCGACGACAGCGACTCCCCTCCCGACGTCGTCGACGCGCTGTTCCTCGGCCGCTTCGCGACGGGCGAGCAGCCGTACTCGCACGCGATGAACATCGACCGCGTACGGTCCGGGGCCACCCTGCTGCCGCCCGGCGCGCGGGTGCTGCGCGCCGCCCGCGACGACGACCGCAGCGCGACCCTCGCCGAGGGCGACGGCTGGACGGTGCTGGTCTCCCGCTGGAACCGGGGCGCCGACGTCACGGTGACGGCGACCAGCGCGGAACTGGCGCAGAAGGTCCTCGACCAGGCGACGGACGGAGCGGCGGACGAGCCCGAACCGCAGCCGGAGAACGTCACGATGGGGTTCTGGTACGTCTCGCCGCGCCGCGGTCCGCACCGCACCACCCGGCAGATCACGGCGGGCACCTGGGAGGAGGTGCGCCCCAACTACACCGCGCCGGTCGCGGAGGCGATGGACCGCCTGATGAAGACGTCCCCCGAGGACATCGCGGGCCGGCTGCTGCTCCTGCACGGCCCGCCGGGCACCGGCAAGACCTCGGCCCTCAGGACGCTGGCCCGGTCCTGGCGGGACTGGTGCCAGGTCGACTGCGTGCTCGACCCGGAGCGGCTCTTCTCCGACGTCGGCTATCTGATGGACATCGCGATCGGCGAGGAGGACGCGGCGGGCAAGGGCCGCTGGCGGCTGCTGCTCCTGGAGGACTGCGACGAGCTGATCCGCGGCGAGGCCAAGCACACCGCCGGCCAGGCCCTGTCCCGTCTGCTGAATCTGACGGACGGTCTGCTCGGCCAGGGCCGCAACGTCCTGGTGGGCGTCACCACCAACGAGGACCTGGAGCGTCTGCACCCGGCCGTCGTGCGGCCCGGCCGCTGCCTGGCCCGTATCGAGGTCGGTCCCCTGACCCGGACCGAGGCGGTGTCCTGGCTGGGCCGCGAGGAGGGGGTCGGCCGCGACGGCGCGACCCTGGCGGAGCTGTACGCGCTGCGCCGGGGGACCTCCCCGACGGCGCTGCCGGAACCGCGCGGCGGGGCGGACGCGGGCCTGTACCTGTGA
- a CDS encoding polysaccharide deacetylase family protein — protein sequence MSEEPVPILMYHAVAAEPNDATRDLSVTPEAFAEQMAIVADRGRTPVTTSELAAAWRSGRPLPDRPVLITFDDGYEGVHRHALPALAGHGFRATLFVSTGWLRGPHDTGGALDTMLDWDQVRELAGAGVEIGGHSHSHPQLDQLDDERLRSELVRCQEIVAGQLGAAPVSFAYPYGYSDRRVRRAVREAGYAQALAVGNGTARRSQGPYALRRVTVRRGTGPAAFERLIEGRAIARAFARDRALTKGYAVVRRARQVCGRVARARA from the coding sequence ATGTCTGAGGAGCCCGTACCGATCCTCATGTACCACGCGGTCGCCGCCGAACCGAACGACGCCACCCGTGATCTGTCGGTGACGCCGGAGGCGTTCGCCGAGCAGATGGCGATCGTCGCCGACCGGGGCCGCACGCCGGTGACCACGTCCGAGCTGGCCGCCGCCTGGCGCTCCGGGCGCCCGCTGCCCGACCGCCCGGTGCTGATCACCTTCGACGACGGCTACGAGGGCGTGCACCGCCACGCCCTGCCCGCTCTGGCCGGACACGGCTTCCGCGCCACGCTGTTCGTCTCCACCGGGTGGCTGCGCGGCCCGCACGACACCGGAGGAGCCCTGGACACCATGCTCGACTGGGACCAGGTCAGGGAACTGGCCGGCGCGGGCGTCGAGATCGGCGGGCACAGCCACAGCCATCCGCAGCTCGACCAGCTCGACGACGAACGGCTGCGCTCCGAGCTGGTCCGGTGCCAGGAGATCGTCGCCGGCCAACTGGGCGCGGCGCCGGTCTCGTTCGCCTATCCGTACGGTTACTCCGACCGCCGGGTGCGGCGGGCGGTGCGCGAGGCCGGGTACGCGCAGGCACTCGCCGTCGGCAACGGGACGGCACGGCGGAGCCAGGGGCCGTACGCCCTGCGCCGCGTCACCGTGCGGCGCGGCACCGGGCCCGCCGCGTTCGAGCGGCTGATCGAGGGACGGGCGATCGCCCGTGCCTTCGCCCGGGACCGGGCCCTGACGAAGGGGTACGCCGTGGTGCGCCGGGCCCGGCAGGTGTGCGGGCGCGTCGCACGCGCCCGTGCCTGA
- a CDS encoding glycosyltransferase, with product MSAPGVSVVICAYTEDRWEDLRAAVSSVRAQSHPALETLLVVDHNEALRERLAAEYGEAGEVRVLANAGPRGLSAGRNTGIAASRGEVVAFLDDDAVAERDWLRHFAEGYDDPRVMAVGGRTVPVWASGRRPAWFPEEFDWVVGCTYRGLPPGRVRVRNVLGGNASFRRGAFDAAGGFATGIGRDGDKRPLGCEETELCIRLSRARPDAVLLIDDRAVIHHRVPEAREHFAYFRTRTYAEGLSKALVARSVGADKGLESERRYATRVLPAGVARGLRDALLARPGGAGRAGAIVAGVLTAAGGYVVGSVRARRGGATFSVPPVPPVPPVTTGTRGLPATRAEGDADV from the coding sequence GTGAGCGCGCCCGGCGTCTCCGTCGTGATCTGCGCCTACACCGAGGACCGCTGGGAGGACCTGCGGGCGGCGGTCTCCTCGGTGCGGGCGCAGTCCCACCCGGCGCTGGAGACCCTGCTGGTCGTCGACCACAACGAGGCGCTCCGGGAGCGGCTGGCCGCGGAGTACGGGGAGGCGGGCGAGGTGCGGGTGCTCGCCAACGCGGGCCCCCGCGGCCTGTCGGCCGGCCGCAACACCGGCATCGCGGCCTCCCGCGGGGAGGTCGTCGCCTTCCTCGACGACGACGCCGTGGCCGAGCGCGACTGGCTGCGGCACTTCGCCGAGGGATACGACGACCCGCGGGTCATGGCCGTCGGCGGGCGCACGGTGCCGGTCTGGGCGTCGGGCCGCCGGCCCGCGTGGTTCCCGGAGGAGTTCGACTGGGTGGTGGGCTGCACCTACCGGGGCCTGCCGCCGGGCCGGGTCCGGGTGCGCAACGTCCTCGGCGGCAACGCCTCCTTCCGCCGCGGCGCCTTCGACGCGGCGGGCGGCTTCGCCACCGGCATCGGGCGCGACGGCGACAAGCGGCCGCTGGGGTGCGAGGAGACCGAGCTGTGCATCCGGCTCAGCCGCGCCCGGCCCGACGCGGTGCTGCTCATCGACGACCGGGCGGTGATCCACCACCGGGTCCCCGAGGCCCGCGAGCACTTCGCCTACTTCCGCACCCGCACCTACGCCGAGGGTCTGTCCAAGGCCCTGGTGGCGCGCAGTGTCGGCGCGGACAAGGGGCTGGAGTCGGAGCGCCGGTACGCCACCCGGGTCCTGCCGGCCGGGGTGGCCCGCGGCCTGCGCGACGCCCTGCTGGCCCGGCCGGGCGGTGCGGGCCGGGCGGGGGCGATCGTCGCCGGGGTGCTCACGGCGGCGGGCGGCTATGTGGTGGGCAGCGTGCGGGCCCGGCGCGGGGGCGCCACGTTCTCGGTGCCCCCGGTGCCCCCGGTGCCCCCGGTGACCACGGGAACACGCGGCCTGCCGGCGACGCGTGCCGAAGGGGACGCCGATGTCTGA
- a CDS encoding glycosyltransferase family 2 protein, whose product MSSVLQPAAADQDPPSADPATAAGKYRPVSSHLAIAPPVSVVIPAMNEAENLPYVFKTLPDWIHEVVLVDGNSTDRTVEVARELWPGVKVVEQRGRGKGDALITGFQACTGDIIVMVDADGSADGQEIVSYVCALVSGADFAKGSRFANGGGTDDMTLVRRLGNAALCTVVNRKFGARYTDLCYGYNAFWRHCLDKIDLDCTGFEVETLMNIRVVKAGLKVQEIPSHEYLRIHGTSNLRAVRDGLRVLGVILRERSNRRALRARTPAPVIGTVRGKVS is encoded by the coding sequence ATGAGCTCAGTGCTGCAACCGGCGGCCGCGGACCAGGATCCGCCGTCCGCCGACCCGGCCACCGCCGCCGGGAAGTACCGGCCCGTCTCCTCGCACCTGGCCATCGCGCCGCCGGTGAGCGTGGTGATCCCCGCCATGAACGAGGCGGAGAACCTGCCCTACGTCTTCAAGACACTGCCGGACTGGATCCACGAAGTCGTCCTCGTGGACGGCAACTCCACGGACCGCACCGTCGAGGTCGCCCGAGAGCTGTGGCCCGGCGTCAAGGTCGTCGAGCAGCGCGGCAGGGGCAAGGGGGACGCGCTGATCACCGGGTTCCAGGCGTGCACCGGCGACATCATCGTGATGGTCGACGCGGACGGCTCCGCCGACGGCCAGGAGATCGTGTCGTACGTCTGTGCCCTGGTGTCGGGTGCCGACTTCGCCAAGGGCTCCCGGTTCGCCAACGGCGGCGGCACCGACGACATGACCCTCGTCCGCAGACTCGGCAACGCCGCCCTGTGCACGGTGGTCAACCGGAAGTTCGGCGCCCGCTACACCGACCTGTGCTACGGCTACAACGCGTTCTGGCGGCACTGCCTGGACAAGATCGACCTCGACTGCACGGGTTTCGAGGTGGAGACCCTGATGAACATCCGGGTCGTCAAGGCCGGGCTGAAGGTGCAGGAGATCCCGAGCCACGAGTACCTCCGCATCCACGGCACCAGCAATCTGCGGGCCGTGCGGGACGGGCTGCGCGTGCTCGGAGTGATCCTCCGGGAACGTTCCAACCGCCGTGCCCTGCGCGCCCGTACGCCCGCACCGGTGATCGGCACGGTCCGGGGGAAGGTGTCGTGA
- a CDS encoding SGNH/GDSL hydrolase family protein gives MRRSRIAGFLASLLLATGTALAGTATAQASPTAVSGDYVALGDSYSSGVGAGSYISSSGDCKRSTKAFPQLWAAAHAPSAFHFTACSGARTGDVLAGQLGPLGSATGLVSLSVGGNDAGFADVMTTCVLQSDSSCLSRINTARAYVDSTLPGQLDKVYTAIRDRAPNARVIVLGYPRFYQLGTSCLGLSETKRKAINDASDHLNTAIAKRVADHGFTFGDVRATFTGHEICSGSAWLHSVNWLNIGESYHPTAAGQSGGYLPAFDRAA, from the coding sequence ATGAGACGTTCCCGAATTGCCGGCTTCCTGGCCTCGCTCCTCCTCGCCACCGGCACCGCCCTCGCCGGCACCGCGACGGCGCAGGCATCCCCGACCGCTGTATCCGGCGACTACGTGGCCCTCGGCGACTCCTACTCCTCCGGAGTCGGCGCCGGCAGCTACATCTCCTCCAGTGGTGACTGCAAGCGCAGCACGAAGGCGTTCCCCCAGTTGTGGGCCGCCGCCCACGCACCCTCGGCATTCCACTTCACCGCCTGCTCGGGCGCCCGGACGGGTGATGTTCTCGCCGGGCAGCTCGGCCCGCTCGGCTCCGCCACCGGGCTGGTCTCCCTGTCGGTCGGCGGCAACGACGCCGGTTTCGCCGACGTCATGACGACCTGTGTGCTCCAGTCCGACAGCTCCTGCCTGTCACGCATCAACACCGCCCGGGCGTACGTCGACTCCACCCTGCCCGGACAGCTCGACAAGGTGTACACGGCCATCCGCGACCGGGCTCCCAACGCCCGCGTCATCGTCCTCGGCTACCCCCGCTTCTACCAGCTCGGCACTTCCTGTCTCGGCCTGTCGGAGACCAAGCGGAAGGCGATCAACGACGCCTCCGACCACCTGAACACCGCGATCGCCAAGCGCGTCGCCGACCACGGCTTCACGTTCGGCGACGTACGTGCCACCTTCACCGGCCATGAGATCTGCTCCGGCAGCGCGTGGCTGCACAGCGTCAACTGGCTGAACATCGGAGAGTCGTACCACCCGACGGCGGCCGGCCAGTCCGGCGGCTACCTGCCGGCGTTCGACCGCGCCGCCTGA
- a CDS encoding type ISP restriction/modification enzyme, with product MPGVTYEDTPPLADLMPWSVAPPRLGRDWPAGPDAASLKARWDALVTAEGPDREVLFQPTRSRTLHTAVGQLPGRTGGTERLARATGRCPEPVRVLRAPFDEQWLIPDHRLIDAARPELWRVADERQVFVVETAGSAAGPPLLATSLLPLLGPGRVRPLHRRPGGGEPNLAPGLLDHLAARHGRAPDPLDVLAWIVAAVRPGPRVPLTADPELWAHGVALGRRALWLMRRDGERPKLPGGRRPYVRAPLPARPRALRYDAEEETLHLDEGRISPVPTDAWEFEAGGVRVLEHWFAARTAAAEPGTLAAIRPAGWPQVWTSELLELITVLALLAEVREEIEELAVAETEPITTAELRAAGVLPVPGRARRPASVLDHLEEGPEGQFALL from the coding sequence ATGCCCGGCGTGACGTACGAGGACACTCCGCCGCTGGCGGACCTCATGCCGTGGTCCGTCGCACCGCCGCGGCTCGGCCGGGACTGGCCGGCGGGTCCGGACGCGGCGTCGCTGAAGGCCCGCTGGGACGCCTTGGTGACGGCGGAGGGGCCCGACCGCGAGGTCCTCTTCCAGCCGACGCGGTCGCGCACGCTGCACACGGCGGTGGGGCAGTTGCCGGGCCGCACCGGGGGCACGGAGCGGCTGGCGCGCGCCACGGGCCGGTGCCCGGAGCCGGTGCGTGTGCTGCGCGCCCCCTTCGACGAGCAGTGGCTGATCCCGGACCACCGGCTGATCGACGCGGCCCGGCCGGAGCTGTGGCGGGTGGCGGACGAGCGGCAGGTCTTCGTCGTGGAGACGGCCGGCTCCGCCGCCGGCCCGCCGCTCCTGGCCACCTCGCTGCTTCCGCTGCTGGGCCCCGGCCGCGTCCGTCCGCTCCACCGCCGCCCGGGCGGCGGGGAGCCCAACCTGGCCCCCGGGCTCCTGGACCATCTGGCCGCCCGGCACGGCCGCGCCCCGGACCCGCTGGACGTCCTGGCCTGGATCGTCGCGGCGGTCCGTCCCGGCCCACGGGTCCCGCTCACCGCGGACCCGGAGCTGTGGGCCCACGGTGTCGCGCTGGGGCGCCGCGCGCTGTGGCTGATGCGGCGCGACGGCGAGCGTCCGAAGCTGCCCGGCGGCCGCCGCCCCTACGTCCGCGCCCCGCTGCCGGCCCGCCCGCGGGCCCTGCGCTACGACGCGGAGGAGGAGACGCTCCACCTCGACGAGGGCCGTATCTCCCCGGTGCCGACGGACGCCTGGGAGTTCGAGGCGGGCGGGGTGCGGGTCCTGGAGCACTGGTTCGCGGCCCGGACCGCCGCGGCCGAGCCGGGCACGCTGGCCGCGATCCGCCCGGCCGGGTGGCCGCAGGTCTGGACCTCGGAGCTGCTGGAGCTGATCACGGTGCTCGCCCTGCTCGCCGAAGTACGGGAGGAGATCGAGGAGTTGGCGGTGGCGGAGACGGAGCCGATCACGACGGCGGAGCTGCGGGCGGCGGGAGTGCTCCCGGTGCCGGGGCGGGCCCGGCGGCCGGCCTCGGTGCTGGACCACCTGGAGGAGGGCCCGGAGGGGCAGTTCGCGCTGCTGTAG
- a CDS encoding GntR family transcriptional regulator: protein MTSFAPDSLVLNRKLPLWYQVSQSLRASILGRSSRDPLRLPTEEQLAGHYGVSVLTMRQALKELEEEGLITRHRRRGTFIEPHARRGAPVRLLGSVDAIVAQQSGMTTELLDHGSGPVPAEFAEYFPDLAETATYHRLRSDEKTGEPTNHARNWVRPELAARFDPEDLARWPMTKVLRDVVKAGIGRITDTVEARLADPETARLLRIPLLSPILHYTGVTYDTDGRVLDVAVIHYRGDRFSFTVTLDAT, encoded by the coding sequence GTGACCTCCTTCGCCCCGGACTCCCTCGTCCTGAACCGCAAGCTGCCGCTGTGGTACCAGGTCTCGCAGTCGCTGCGCGCCTCCATACTGGGCCGCTCGTCCCGGGACCCGCTGCGCCTGCCCACCGAGGAGCAACTGGCCGGTCACTACGGCGTGAGCGTGCTCACCATGCGGCAGGCGCTGAAGGAACTGGAGGAGGAGGGGCTGATCACCCGCCACCGCCGGCGCGGCACGTTCATCGAGCCGCACGCCCGGCGGGGCGCCCCGGTGCGGCTGCTGGGCTCGGTGGACGCGATCGTGGCCCAGCAGTCCGGCATGACGACCGAACTGCTGGACCACGGCAGCGGCCCGGTGCCGGCGGAGTTCGCCGAGTACTTCCCGGATCTGGCCGAGACGGCGACGTACCACCGGCTGCGCAGCGACGAGAAGACCGGTGAGCCGACCAACCACGCCCGCAACTGGGTCCGTCCCGAACTGGCGGCGCGCTTCGACCCGGAGGACCTGGCCCGCTGGCCGATGACCAAGGTGCTGCGGGACGTCGTCAAAGCCGGTATCGGCCGTATCACGGACACGGTGGAGGCGCGGCTGGCGGACCCGGAGACGGCGCGGCTGCTCCGGATCCCGCTGCTCAGCCCGATCCTGCACTACACGGGCGTCACCTACGACACGGACGGGCGGGTACTGGACGTGGCGGTCATCCATTACCGGGGCGACCGCTTCTCCTTCACGGTCACGCTGGATGCCACCTGA
- the hmgA gene encoding homogentisate 1,2-dioxygenase, translating into MSGDARKTAERLAYLTGFGNEHSSEAVPGALPEGRNSPQRAPLGLYAEQLSGTAFTEPRAHNRRSWLYRIRPSAAHPAFTRADNGAIRTAPFTETVPDPNRLRWNPLPEPPAGTDFLAGLWTLGGNGDAAQRTGVAVHLYHADASMDRVFSDADGELLIVPERGGLLLRTEFGLLHAEPGHVALIPRGVRFRVELLDGTARGYVCENYGAPFRLPDLGPIGANGLANARDFRAPVAAYEDVEGPVEVVNKFCGNLWTARYDHSPLDVVAWHGNHVPYVYDLRRFNVLGTVSYDHPDPSIFTVLTSPSDTPGLAGVDFVVFAPRWLVGEDTFRPPYFHRNVMSEYMGLIEGAYDAKAEGFVPGGGSLHNMMSAHGPDRETFDRASAAELRPQKIDDGLAFMFETRWPVTLTSQAARAGHLQQRYDDVWRGLERHFRPLH; encoded by the coding sequence ATGAGCGGGGACGCGCGGAAGACCGCGGAGCGGCTGGCCTATCTCACCGGTTTCGGCAACGAGCACAGCTCGGAGGCGGTGCCGGGCGCCCTGCCCGAGGGGCGCAACTCGCCGCAGCGAGCGCCCCTCGGCCTGTACGCGGAGCAGCTCAGCGGCACGGCGTTCACCGAGCCGAGGGCGCACAACCGGCGCTCGTGGCTGTACCGGATCCGCCCCTCGGCCGCGCACCCGGCGTTCACCCGGGCGGACAACGGCGCGATCCGCACCGCGCCCTTCACCGAGACGGTGCCCGACCCCAACCGGCTGCGGTGGAACCCGCTGCCCGAGCCGCCCGCCGGGACGGATTTCCTCGCGGGTCTGTGGACGCTCGGCGGCAACGGGGACGCGGCCCAGCGCACCGGCGTCGCCGTGCACCTGTACCACGCCGACGCCTCCATGGACCGGGTCTTCAGCGACGCCGACGGCGAGCTGCTCATCGTCCCGGAGCGCGGAGGGCTGCTGCTGCGCACCGAGTTCGGCCTGCTGCACGCCGAGCCGGGCCATGTGGCACTGATCCCGCGCGGGGTCCGCTTCCGGGTGGAGCTGCTGGACGGGACGGCCCGCGGCTACGTCTGCGAGAACTACGGCGCCCCCTTCCGCCTCCCCGACCTCGGCCCGATCGGCGCCAACGGGCTCGCCAACGCGCGGGACTTCCGCGCGCCGGTCGCCGCCTACGAGGACGTCGAGGGCCCGGTGGAGGTCGTGAACAAGTTCTGCGGCAACCTGTGGACCGCCCGGTACGACCACTCACCGCTCGACGTGGTCGCCTGGCACGGCAACCATGTGCCGTACGTCTACGACCTGCGCCGGTTCAACGTGCTGGGGACCGTCTCCTACGACCACCCCGACCCGTCGATCTTCACGGTGCTGACCTCCCCCTCCGACACCCCGGGCCTGGCGGGCGTCGACTTCGTCGTCTTCGCGCCGCGCTGGCTGGTGGGCGAGGACACGTTCCGGCCGCCGTACTTCCACCGGAACGTGATGAGCGAGTACATGGGCCTGATCGAGGGCGCCTACGACGCGAAGGCGGAGGGCTTCGTGCCGGGCGGCGGCTCGCTGCACAACATGATGTCGGCGCACGGGCCGGACCGGGAGACGTTCGACCGGGCGAGCGCCGCCGAGCTGCGGCCGCAGAAGATCGACGACGGGCTGGCGTTCATGTTCGAGACGCGGTGGCCGGTGACGCTGACCTCGCAGGCGGCCCGCGCCGGACACCTGCAACAGCGCTACGACGACGTCTGGCGGGGCCTGGAGCGGCACTTCCGCCCCTTGCACTGA
- a CDS encoding TetR/AcrR family transcriptional regulator, with protein sequence MRTVPHATSLRRAPVQRRSAERLARILDACADLLDEVGYEDLSTRAVALRAGVPIGSVYRFFGNKRQMADALAQRNLERYTERVTERLSQAGGDAGWRAALDAVLDEYLAMKRSAPGFSLVDFGNQIPVGARHTEPNHRVADRLTDLLSGHLGREPDEDLRRAFLVAVETADTLVHLAFRVAPEGDEKIIEEARALLRAYLGRLLD encoded by the coding sequence ATGAGGACCGTGCCCCACGCGACATCACTCCGCCGCGCCCCCGTGCAGCGGCGCAGTGCCGAACGGCTGGCGAGGATCCTGGACGCCTGCGCCGATCTTCTGGACGAGGTCGGCTACGAGGACCTGAGCACCCGGGCGGTGGCCCTGCGCGCCGGTGTGCCCATCGGCTCGGTGTACCGCTTCTTCGGCAACAAGCGGCAGATGGCCGACGCGCTCGCCCAGCGCAACCTCGAGCGGTACACCGAGCGCGTGACCGAGCGCCTGAGCCAGGCCGGCGGTGACGCGGGCTGGCGGGCCGCGCTGGACGCGGTGCTCGACGAGTACCTGGCGATGAAGCGGTCCGCGCCCGGCTTCTCCCTCGTCGACTTCGGCAACCAGATACCGGTGGGCGCCCGGCACACCGAACCCAACCACCGTGTCGCCGACCGGCTCACCGACCTGCTCTCCGGTCATCTCGGCCGCGAACCCGACGAGGACCTGCGCCGTGCCTTCCTCGTCGCCGTGGAGACCGCCGATACCCTGGTGCACCTCGCCTTCCGGGTCGCCCCGGAGGGCGACGAGAAGATCATCGAGGAGGCACGGGCGCTGCTGCGGGCGTATCTGGGGCGGTTGCTCGACTGA